A single genomic interval of Helianthus annuus cultivar XRQ/B chromosome 13, HanXRQr2.0-SUNRISE, whole genome shotgun sequence harbors:
- the LOC110899230 gene encoding ubiquinol oxidase 2, mitochondrial produces the protein MATRVATTIVRSLTRQTSPRLLSTATGTSPGLVGAEPAVATWWIMSAPVFGARNASTMTLAEKEQKEQKEEAVGGGGGATEAAAGGQKGKEVASYWGVPPSRLTKEDGSEWKWNCFRPWETYEADLSIDLKKHHVPKTFLDKFAYWTVKSLRLPTDIFFQRRYGCRAMMLETVAAVPGMVGGMLLHCKSLRRFEPSGGWIKALLEEAENERMHLMTFMEVAKPKWYERALVFAVQGIFFNAYFVAYLASPKLAHRITGYLEEEAIHSYTEFLKELDAGNIENVKAPAIAIDYWRLPANSTLRDVVMVVRADEAHHRDVNHFASDIHYQGLELKDSPAPIGYH, from the exons ATGGCTACTCGTGTAGCGACGACTATAGTCCGATCCCTCACTAGACAAACGAGTCCACGTTTATTATCAACCGCCACCGGCACCAGCCCCGGTCTCGTCGGGGCTGAGCCGGCGGTGGCAACATGGTGGATTATGTCAGCTCCGGTGTTCGGTGCTCGTAATGCGAGTACAATGACGTTGGCGGAGAAGGAACAGAAAGAGCAGAAGGAAGaggcggtgggtggtggtggtggtgcaacGGAGGCAGCCGCTGGTGGTCAGAAAGGTAAAGAGGTGGCGAGTTATTGGGGAGTGCCACCGTCGAGACTTACGAAAGAAGATGGTTCAGAGTGGAAGTGGAATTGTTTTAGG CCATGGGAGACGTATGAAGCAGATTTGTCGATTGATCTGAAGAAACATCATGTTCCGAAGACGTTTTTGGACAAATTTGCATATTGGACTGTCAAGTCGCTACGATTGCCTACTGATATCTTCTTTCAG AGGCGATATGGATGTCGAGCAATGATGCTCGAAACAGTGGCTGCGGTTCCCGGAATGGTGGGAGGAATGCTGCTTCACTGTAAATCACTGCGGCGGTTCGAGCCAAGTGGCGGGTGGATCAAAGCTCTGTTAGAAGAAGCCGAGAACGAAAGAATGCACCTAATGACTTTCATGGAGGTTGCAAAGCCAAAATGGTACGAACGAGCGCTTGTTTTCGCGGTCCAAGGCATCTTCTTCAATGCCTACTTTGTTGCATACCTTGCTTCCCCTAAACTAGCTCACCGGATCACCGGGTACCTTGAGGAAGAAGCAATCCACTCGTACACCGAGTTCTTGAAGGAGCTTGATGCTGGAAACATAGAAAATGTCAAGGCGCCCGCCATTGCTATTGACTATTGGCGTCTTCCTGCTAATTCAACGCTTCGCGATGTTGTGATGGTTGTGAGAGCGGACGAAGCTCATCATCGCGACGTTAATCACTTTGCTTCG GATATACATTATCAAGGACTTGAGCTTAAAGATTCACCAGCTCCAATTGGATATCACTGA